From the genome of Bifidobacterium asteroides, one region includes:
- a CDS encoding ParA family protein translates to METATDILNRIFADGTGSVSGAEMADLSARYQALRQAQFPHPSKTRFIAVANQKGGVGKTTTTVNLSCAFAEFDQRVLVIDMDPQGNASTALGVTHESGTPSTYDVLEGRLGIDDVKVVSPEFPNLEVVPSSIDLSGAELEVADMPNRNQLMKKAVADYLKVCRQHYDYVLVDCPPSLGLLVLNAMCSVNEVLIPVQAEYYALEGLQQLLHTIGLVQQSYNPYLVISTMLLTMYDRRTLLSKEVFDQVKEHYPEIVLNTTIPRSVKISEAPSFRQSVVTYDPKGAGAIAYEEAALEIAQRSEQVLGHIANRRQGE, encoded by the coding sequence GATGGCAGATCTATCCGCACGCTATCAGGCCTTACGCCAGGCTCAATTCCCTCACCCGTCAAAAACTCGCTTCATTGCCGTAGCGAATCAAAAAGGCGGGGTAGGGAAAACCACTACCACTGTCAATTTGTCATGTGCATTTGCTGAATTTGACCAACGTGTGTTGGTTATCGATATGGATCCACAAGGCAACGCATCTACTGCCTTGGGTGTGACCCATGAGTCAGGGACGCCGTCAACATATGATGTGCTTGAGGGGCGTCTTGGAATCGATGACGTTAAGGTGGTTTCCCCGGAATTCCCCAATTTAGAGGTTGTGCCTTCTTCTATTGATCTAAGCGGCGCTGAGCTGGAAGTCGCGGATATGCCCAACCGCAATCAGCTAATGAAAAAGGCAGTTGCCGACTATCTTAAAGTCTGCCGTCAGCATTATGACTATGTTCTCGTTGATTGCCCACCTAGTCTGGGGCTGCTGGTCCTGAATGCCATGTGTTCTGTCAATGAGGTATTGATTCCAGTGCAAGCTGAATACTATGCTCTTGAAGGACTGCAACAATTGCTGCATACCATAGGACTCGTTCAGCAAAGCTATAATCCTTATCTCGTAATCTCGACCATGTTGTTGACTATGTACGACAGGCGGACACTTCTCAGCAAAGAAGTATTCGATCAGGTCAAGGAGCACTATCCAGAAATAGTGTTAAATACGACTATCCCGCGTTCAGTCAAAATCTCTGAAGCCCCCAGCTTCCGGCAAAGCGTTGTCACCTACGACCCTAAAGGAGCAGGCGCTATCGCTTATGAAGAGGCAGCGTTAGAAATCGCCCAGAGGTCCGAGCAGGTTCTGGGACATATTGCCAATAGAAGACAGGGGGAGTGA